The Candidatus Zixiibacteriota bacterium genomic interval GGAGCTGGGCCATGTCGAAGCCCTCTGCGATGTATGGGACGTCGACGATCGAGAGGCGAATCTGCTGCTTGCTACATTGAACCGCCTTGAGGGTCAGGATGCTCCGATCAGACGCGCTCAACTTCTCCATGAACTGCTCGGTGAAATGAGCCTGAATGATCTCGCAGGTCTGCTGCCCGAATCTGATCGACAGATCGAGGAACTGCATGCGCTTCTGGAGTTCCCTGCTGATGAGGTAGCCATTCAGTTGGAGGAGCAGGCTGAAGAGGAGGAGAAGGTGCTGCCGCGTGTCATGACGTTTGTGGTGACTCCCGATCAGGAGCGACTCATAGAAGAAGCCGTAGAGTTGGCCAGTGACGGAACACCGGGCAGAGATCGCAAGGCACGAGGCCTCTCAAACCTTGCTCAACACTTCATAGAGGAACGAAATGGGAAAGAAGCACACCAGGATTCGTGAGGAAGCACGGCGGATGTTTCTCACTGGAGAAACAGACACCAATGCCGAGCTTGCCGGTCTGCTCCATGTCAAGCCACACACCATAGGCAAGTGGCGCAAGGAGGAAGACTGGGACGACTTGAGGATGAAGATCGATCGGCGGGCTGCAGAGATGTTTGTCGAGAAGATCGCCAACGACCGTGTTACGCTTAATGTTCGTCACTATCGAATGTGGGAGTTGCTTCTGGCTAACCTTGCTGAGTATTTGAAGTCAGCAAAGGTCACCGATATCAGGGAGCTGGAACGCATCGCAGGCATCCTGGAGCGATCACAGAAGGGACAACGCTTGGCTAAAGGTCTGTCTCAGACTGGAGATACCGAAGAAGCCATCCGCGCCCAGTCACAAGCTGAGATCAGGCGTGTGATCGACACTTTCATCGATGCGGTCAAGGAGTATGTCACGGATGAGAAGACCAGGGATAGTATCCGTCGCCACATTCTCGCAGCGCTACCTGAAGAAAAGGGTACCGGAATTGGCGGCTCCGGCAACGCGAGCAATTAGTGATCCGCTGGCGGAGTGGGCCGTGGAGCGTGTACGACTGGAAGGTCTCCCTTTCCGGTTTGAGGGACACGAGTACCTCCGGGCTATATATGACGACACCTCTCCATATGTGGTCCTGAGCAAGGCTGCACAGATCGGTGGCACAACATGGGCTATTCTCAGAAGTCTGCACGCATGTCTCACAGGACTCAATGTCGTCTACTTCTTTCCGACCAGAACCGATGTCCTCGACTTCTCAAAGACCAGAGTCAGTCCGCTGCTTGCAGACAATCCCTTCCTCTCTGAAATGATGACCGATACCGATACTGCGGGATTGAAGAGAATCGGAGATTCGTATCTGTACCTCCGAGGAATGCAATCGACTGTCGGCATGAAATCAGTCCCCGCTGACATGGTCGTCTTCGATGAGTTGGATGAAACCTCACCCGCGGCCAAGGCGATGGCCAAGGAACGTCTGGCTCATTCGGATTACAAGCGCATCATAGAACTATCGAATCCCTCTTTGCCAGAATATGGGATCGATGAGCAGTATCAGAAATCGGACCAAAGGCACTGGACTTTGCGTTGCCCGGCTTGTGGGCACTGGACGGCTCCGGTGAAAGAGTTCCCTGTGAGATTGGGTCAGGATGTTAAGATCATCCGACGACGAAGCGACGGTACCTACTTCCTTGCATGCACCAAGTGTGGCGGGGAACTCGATATAGCAGCTGGCGAGTGGGTTGCTGACTTCCCGGGACGGCCCATTCATGGATACCGTATCTCACAGCTCTTTTCTTCGAAGATCGATCCGGGCGAGATCATCACAGAGTACCAGACTACTCGGTATCCCGATAGATTCTACAACCTCAAGATCGGCATTCCCTGGGCTGATCTCGAGAGGCGTCTCGATATCATGTCTGTACTCAAGCTCTGCGGTGATTCTCCGATGTTTGAGCGCTGCGACCGAGGCAGTTGCGTTATGGGTGTTGATACCGGTAAGCAACTGCACGTGACTGTTCTGAGAGAAGACGGCATTGATCGCGAGAAGCGCCATCTGATTCATCTGGCTGTTTGTCATGACTTCTCGGATCTGGATGAGATCATGGAGAAGTTCCGCGTATGGCGATGCGTGATCGATGGGCTTCCTGAGACTCATGCAACACGAGACTTTGCACGCAGACATCGAGGGAAGGTCTTCCTCTGCTTCTTCAACGAGAGCCAGCGCGGAGTACCGAGGTGGGACAACGAATCCTTCACGGTCCAAATGAATCGCACCGAGGCGCTGGATGCCTCAAGAGCTGCTGTTCGAGAGAAGAAACTGACTCTGCCGCGTCATCAGCCGATCATCGAGGAGTTTGCGCGGCACATGGCCTCTGATGCGAAGATATTGGAGGAAAACGAGGAGACCGGCGTTAAGAAATACAAGTACGTCCGCACCGGTGAGGACCACTTCAGCTTGGCATTCACCTACGCGTGGCTCGCCGCATCCGATCACCGACTGAGGGCAGGCACATGGGGGCACTAGTGTTTATTCTGTCCTACGTGGTAAGAACCTTGAAACTGAGAAGTTCAGCGAAGAAAGACGAGATCAGCAATTCGAAACGATGAAGAAGGCGCAGACTAAAGTCCTGAATCTTCAATACTGGCACGATTTTATGAACTGTGTACGAATGGCAGGCTACCGAGGCGGCAAAATGATTTGTTCGCAAAATAACTTGCTGTTCTCTTACATGCTATATCTGATCCCTTTCTCTTCTCAGTTGATCTAAGAACAACATCTGTATCGAGCACAGCCTCCAGATCGACCCTATTGACATATTTCCCCGGCCCATCACATCTGACTTTGATAATCTTCCCCATTTTCACCTCATGTTTGATCAGAACTGACAGTCAAAGATAGCGGCGTGCGGCAGTAAAGTCAACCGATTCGCGAATTCCAAGTGCTTATGCTGCCGAGTCGATGCACCGATTCGGAAAGAATCGTCTACTTCTCTTCATCATCGAGTTTGCGCAATTCGCGCAGGATGCCCAGGGCGCTGTTGCCGGTCGCAAGTTCAGCTATCTTCTCGAGTCGCTCCTGATCGGCCTCGAACTTCTTCTGCAATCTCGCTTCATAAGCCTTCTGGAGCTTTTCGAGGAGGTGCTCCAGTTCGTATGGTTTCGGCAGGTAGTCGAACGCACCAAGCCGCGTGCATTCCACCGCAGAATCGAGCGAGCCGTGACCGGTGAGGATTATGACTTCGAGATACTTATGTTCTTTCTTGAGGATTTCCAGCACCTGCTTGCCGTTGAGGCCGGGCATCTTCAGATCGAGAAGAACCAGATCGAATCTCTCTTTGCGCGCGATTTCAAGTGCCTGCTCGCCATTAGTCGCCTTTGTTATTTCGAAATCTCGAAGTTCCAGTCGTTTCGCAATCGAATCGAGGAACTTCAGTTCATCATCCACTATGAGGAGCCTTATCTTGCCTAACATACGTACCTTCTTTCTATGATCATACCATCCTAGAATCCGATCCAACGCCAGTAACCGAGAAATGTCCAGAACCAGAGCACGGCAAATGACAATAGCAGAACAACGAATCCATGCTTAAAGAAATCAGACAGCGTCACCAATTGCTCACCAGTTTGCGGATCCTTTGCAAGCGCGAAAGCGATAGCATTATTGGGGGTGCCGATAACGAGCATGTGCGCAAAGGAGGACGCAAACGCCGTGGCGAATCCGATCATCCATGGATTTGTGCCGGATATTGTCGCCATCGGAATCGTAATCGGACCGATTGCCGAAACCGTGGCACCATCACTCATGAAGTTTGTCGTGATACCGGTGAATAAACTTGTTGCAATCGCGAGTCCCGTGCCGCTCCGCAGGAAGTCCGGCAGCAGGCTGACAAAGCTGTCCGCAAGATAGAGTGCGGCGCCGGTAACAGCCAGCCCCTGTCCCAAGGCGCATGCACTGGCATATAGCGCAACGACATCCCAGGGAATTCTGGCAACATCGCGCCAACGAAGGACTCGCAGTATGTTCAGCACGATAAGGCACAGGATAACCGGTCCGCCCATGCCAAGCTTATCACTGGCCGTAATCCACAGGATGATCAAGCCCACGAGAGCGAATGCTGTGATATACTCTTTCTGGTTCATCGGACCGATCTTCTTGGCTGCCTGTTTGACCACTGAGGAGACATCGAGATTGCCGACCTTCAGTTTCTTCCGGAAAATGAGGAAGAAGTAAGTCCCTATCACAAGAGCCATCACCGGCACGAAGGGCAGCCCATACTGCACCCATTCTCCGAATGACGGAGCCACACCATAATCGGTAAGAATTCCGAGCATGACCGCATTGCGCCCGCCGGCAGCAGGTGAACCGGGTCCGCCACAATTGGCAACAAAGCAGAGCGAAAGCACGAACATCACTGCCAGCGCCTTATCCTGTTTGGCTCCCGCAGCGCGCACACATGTGGCATACACCATCATGAATAGCGGCATTATGAAAGCGATTAGCGCATGCTCGGAGACAAATGAGCAGGCCATCCCGAACATTGGGAGAACCAGAAACAAAAGCAATTTCAGATTTTTCGCAGGCCCGAGCAGCAGAAGCCCAATCCTCCTGTCGAGTCCTGTCTTCGATATGGCGGTTGACATTGCCAATACGCCGAATATGAAAATCACGGCATCTTTGGAGTACGCTTTCGCGATATCGTCCGGTTTCATCACACCGAGGAAGTACATGAACGCCCCCACGAGCAGGGCGGTGATGCCGATCGGGATTGCACCGGTTGCCCAGAATAATGCCGCAACCAAGAGCGTGCCGAGCATGACTCTGGCCCGAAATGAGGCGCCGGACGGTGTCAGCGGTTCGCTGACCTTGACACCTTGACTGTCGACTCGTGTCGAGCCAAGTTTGCTGGTACGACCGTAGTACTCGGCGATATTCTCACCAACTTGCATCTTCGTATAGCCGGAATAGCCAAGTATAGGATCGCTTGTCTGACCTACCTTGGGCGATGATATCAATTGCATCATCCGGTCCGGTGCCGGTGCAAGAACGATTGCCGCAAACAGAACGATTCCAAGGATGATCACCCCGGGCCGCGAATTGTGCGATCCCTTCAGCCAGCCCCAGGTGGAACCTTTGGAACTCTGCGGTATTTCGTGCTTTGCCAGCACCTGGATCTTATCCTCGCGCGCTTCATCTATAGTCTGGATGAGCTTCTCGAATTCATAAGGCTTCTCCAGATACCGATAGGCATCGAGTCGACCGGTCTCCATCGCCGACTTAATGCTTCCGTGACCGGTCAGCATTATGACCTGAAGTTCCGGACGAAAACGCTTCAGCTCCATCAAAACTTCCTCACCGCTCATGCCCGGCATCTTGCGATCCAGTATGACAACATCAATATCTTTATCACTGCGAACAAGCTTCACAGCATCCTCACCGCTGCTAAGTTCGACAGTGTCGTAACCACGCAACTTGAGACGCTGTGACAGCGATGTCCGAAATTTCTCTTCGTCGTCTATCAACAGTAGTCTGGACATTGGCTCACTCC includes:
- a CDS encoding phage terminase large subunit family protein yields the protein MRRPGIVSVATFSQRYLKKRVPELAAPATRAISDPLAEWAVERVRLEGLPFRFEGHEYLRAIYDDTSPYVVLSKAAQIGGTTWAILRSLHACLTGLNVVYFFPTRTDVLDFSKTRVSPLLADNPFLSEMMTDTDTAGLKRIGDSYLYLRGMQSTVGMKSVPADMVVFDELDETSPAAKAMAKERLAHSDYKRIIELSNPSLPEYGIDEQYQKSDQRHWTLRCPACGHWTAPVKEFPVRLGQDVKIIRRRSDGTYFLACTKCGGELDIAAGEWVADFPGRPIHGYRISQLFSSKIDPGEIITEYQTTRYPDRFYNLKIGIPWADLERRLDIMSVLKLCGDSPMFERCDRGSCVMGVDTGKQLHVTVLREDGIDREKRHLIHLAVCHDFSDLDEIMEKFRVWRCVIDGLPETHATRDFARRHRGKVFLCFFNESQRGVPRWDNESFTVQMNRTEALDASRAAVREKKLTLPRHQPIIEEFARHMASDAKILEENEETGVKKYKYVRTGEDHFSLAFTYAWLAASDHRLRAGTWGH
- a CDS encoding response regulator, encoding MLGKIRLLIVDDELKFLDSIAKRLELRDFEITKATNGEQALEIARKERFDLVLLDLKMPGLNGKQVLEILKKEHKYLEVIILTGHGSLDSAVECTRLGAFDYLPKPYELEHLLEKLQKAYEARLQKKFEADQERLEKIAELATGNSALGILRELRKLDDEEK
- a CDS encoding anion permease, whose translation is MSRLLLIDDEEKFRTSLSQRLKLRGYDTVELSSGEDAVKLVRSDKDIDVVILDRKMPGMSGEEVLMELKRFRPELQVIMLTGHGSIKSAMETGRLDAYRYLEKPYEFEKLIQTIDEAREDKIQVLAKHEIPQSSKGSTWGWLKGSHNSRPGVIILGIVLFAAIVLAPAPDRMMQLISSPKVGQTSDPILGYSGYTKMQVGENIAEYYGRTSKLGSTRVDSQGVKVSEPLTPSGASFRARVMLGTLLVAALFWATGAIPIGITALLVGAFMYFLGVMKPDDIAKAYSKDAVIFIFGVLAMSTAISKTGLDRRIGLLLLGPAKNLKLLLFLVLPMFGMACSFVSEHALIAFIMPLFMMVYATCVRAAGAKQDKALAVMFVLSLCFVANCGGPGSPAAGGRNAVMLGILTDYGVAPSFGEWVQYGLPFVPVMALVIGTYFFLIFRKKLKVGNLDVSSVVKQAAKKIGPMNQKEYITAFALVGLIILWITASDKLGMGGPVILCLIVLNILRVLRWRDVARIPWDVVALYASACALGQGLAVTGAALYLADSFVSLLPDFLRSGTGLAIATSLFTGITTNFMSDGATVSAIGPITIPMATISGTNPWMIGFATAFASSFAHMLVIGTPNNAIAFALAKDPQTGEQLVTLSDFFKHGFVVLLLSFAVLWFWTFLGYWRWIGF